A single genomic interval of Rosistilla ulvae harbors:
- a CDS encoding ABC transporter substrate-binding protein, which produces MSSFGKLTLTCLCLLGTVTILHAHFNLGMFDPPQQIAGDENGATRKSLRVGHLPVTCHLTCPVTSWVSKHSQQHSEFVSWRYTSWPAMTEDIDAGNLDAAFILAPLAMVMQRQGTPVKIVHLGHRDGTAIVVNKDSPYKTFADLRGKRIAIPHRYSNQRILIEKLKDEFGLTNAEITLIDYPPPEMPAGLKSGQFEAYIVGEPFAAKAEMDGFGRVLYFTKDIWPNFISCVLVVTERLIERDPELVTELVQGISASGKWIDQGDDRLMAGLAVEGTPSADGDAIPEQFGRSPRMQAAWIAARQEYYNQDPELLKFVLTRPLDRVSYSRLDLAREDFAEIQDYAQRLGFFSFRPVTADDPFGFDDYCDPSFEQSGMWSLPLESEEPQ; this is translated from the coding sequence ATGTCCTCCTTTGGCAAACTAACGCTAACTTGCCTTTGCCTGCTGGGCACCGTGACGATCCTGCATGCCCACTTCAATCTAGGCATGTTCGATCCGCCACAGCAGATCGCCGGAGACGAGAATGGGGCGACGCGAAAGTCGTTGCGGGTCGGTCATCTTCCGGTGACCTGCCATCTGACCTGCCCGGTCACCAGCTGGGTCAGCAAACATTCGCAGCAGCATTCGGAATTCGTTTCGTGGCGGTACACCAGCTGGCCAGCGATGACCGAAGACATCGACGCGGGGAATCTCGACGCCGCCTTCATCCTCGCTCCACTGGCGATGGTGATGCAGCGTCAGGGAACGCCGGTCAAGATCGTCCACCTGGGGCATCGCGACGGCACGGCGATCGTCGTTAATAAAGACTCACCCTACAAAACGTTTGCCGATCTTCGCGGCAAGCGGATCGCGATTCCGCATCGCTATTCGAACCAACGCATCCTGATCGAAAAGCTGAAGGATGAGTTCGGGTTGACGAATGCCGAGATCACGCTGATCGATTACCCGCCGCCGGAGATGCCTGCCGGTTTGAAATCGGGGCAGTTCGAAGCCTACATCGTCGGCGAACCGTTTGCCGCCAAAGCGGAGATGGACGGCTTCGGCCGCGTCCTCTACTTCACCAAAGATATCTGGCCCAACTTTATCTCCTGTGTCTTGGTCGTGACCGAGCGGTTGATCGAGCGAGATCCGGAACTTGTCACCGAACTGGTGCAGGGGATTTCGGCATCGGGAAAATGGATCGACCAAGGGGACGATCGCTTGATGGCCGGTCTGGCTGTCGAAGGGACTCCGTCGGCCGATGGCGATGCGATTCCCGAACAGTTCGGCCGCTCGCCACGGATGCAGGCCGCCTGGATCGCCGCCCGGCAAGAATATTACAACCAAGATCCCGAGCTACTAAAGTTTGTCCTGACGCGACCTTTGGACCGTGTCAGTTACAGCCGCTTGGATCTGGCCAGAGAAGACTTTGCCGAGATTCAAGATTACGCTCAACGACTGGGATTCTTCAGCTTTCGCCCCGTGACAGCCGACGATCCGTTTGGGTTCGACGACTACTGCGACCCATCGTTTGAGCAATCGGGGATGTGGTCGCTGCCGCTGGAATCCGAGGAGCCGCAGTGA
- a CDS encoding alpha/beta hydrolase — protein MMKLKTVLFAPLVCLMLSNIVVAQTPQPQKLWKDGAPGAGGGEVGDLPNLTIYQAEGEGPWPAIVVLPGGGYGGLAIDHEGHAIAKWLQDLGVTGAICQYRHRGKGNQGAGYKHPFPLMDAQRAIRTLRAQAAELNIDPNRIGILGFSAGGHLASTAATHFDDGNPDASDPIDRVSCRPDFAVLCYAVIGLNKPYTHRGSQRNLLGEDAPEELVESLSNESQVTEKTPPTFLFHTSGDTGVPPQNSVHFYLACHKHKVPVEMHIFEKGRHGLGLAAGRPGAEHWPMLCHEWMISRGILEADASQTAAESKSK, from the coding sequence ATGATGAAGCTCAAAACCGTTCTGTTTGCACCTTTGGTCTGCCTGATGTTGTCCAACATCGTTGTTGCCCAAACCCCCCAGCCTCAAAAGCTTTGGAAAGATGGAGCCCCCGGCGCGGGGGGGGGCGAGGTTGGCGATCTGCCTAATTTGACGATCTATCAGGCTGAAGGGGAAGGTCCATGGCCGGCGATCGTCGTCCTCCCCGGCGGTGGCTACGGCGGATTGGCCATCGATCACGAAGGTCATGCGATCGCGAAATGGTTGCAGGATCTTGGCGTCACTGGTGCGATCTGCCAGTACCGCCATCGCGGCAAAGGAAACCAGGGAGCCGGTTACAAACATCCCTTTCCGTTGATGGATGCTCAGCGAGCGATCCGCACCCTTCGCGCTCAAGCTGCTGAACTGAACATCGATCCAAATCGGATCGGGATCCTCGGCTTCTCCGCCGGCGGTCACTTGGCATCGACTGCGGCGACCCACTTCGACGACGGGAATCCCGACGCGTCGGATCCGATCGATCGCGTCAGCTGCCGGCCCGACTTTGCCGTCTTGTGTTACGCGGTGATCGGCCTGAACAAGCCCTACACGCATCGCGGCAGCCAACGCAATCTGCTGGGCGAAGACGCACCCGAAGAACTTGTCGAGTCGCTGTCGAACGAATCGCAGGTGACCGAAAAGACACCGCCGACCTTCCTGTTCCACACCAGCGGAGACACCGGCGTGCCGCCGCAGAATTCCGTCCACTTCTACCTGGCCTGCCACAAGCACAAGGTGCCGGTCGAGATGCACATCTTCGAGAAGGGCCGACACGGACTAGGCCTGGCCGCAGGCCGCCCCGGCGCCGAACACTGGCCGATGCTGTGCCACGAGTGGATGATCTCCCGAGGGATTTTGGAAGCCGACGCGTCGCAGACCGCTGCCGAATCGAAGAGCAAGTAA
- the alaS gene encoding alanine--tRNA ligase: MKTDELREMYLDFYVSKGHTLQGSDVLVPTWDPSVLFTPAGMNQFKDHFLGKVKLDFTRATTCQKCLRTGDIENVGRTAYHHTFFEMLGNFSFGDYFKTEAIHWAWEFLTSKKWLNIPAGRLNVTVYKDDDEAFGIWHEQIGLPTSKIARMDEDENFWPASAPSQGPDGVCGPCSEIYYELEGGESVEIWNLVFTQFNRIGSPPDNLHPLPSKNIDTGMGLERCASVLQGQPTNYHIDNLFPIVQAAAEVCSRNYSLDSDDGRRLRRITDHVRACTFSIHENVYPGPDKAKYVVRRLIRRAVLDGHQMGLREPFLHQIVPAVVEQMKKPYPELAESVQRVTRVMQKEEEAFFQTLDAALSRIDQMFTRMEDVAGVMVDGNEAADLYKTYGVPPELLQTLASEKNLTFDWDGYNKSMDQHAVDSGAGQKELFQTGPLETLKESLRETPFLGYEQISASCHVKGIIVGNTDGDEHLLGKVAAGGADQELRVVLDHTPFYAESGGQVGDVGTIHNDDFEFHVTDTQKHAALIVHYGHLVRGTIHENATVTADVDTERRDAIRRAHSATHILHHALQKHVGQHAQQQGSKVEADVLRFDFTNQEALSEAQIEAIQSDVLEHVAAGDPIRWDTVPLADARAAGAMMLFGEKYPDPVRMVSMGEFSKELCGGTHLDNTGDVQAFELTSEESVSSNTRRIVALTGEKAKAYRQQTTEILEAAAKQLACPVAAVSEATKSLIDQVRKLKKQLASGNADVQKRTPVTGGGGEASYAKMKLIVRDTARMLNVAAADVSSRIDALLADEKSLIQQLANLTAGEQVTADDLLADAETVGESLLIVRTIDGANPNVIRQLIDQLRKKSDKPVAVLLATVVGGDKVILVAGISKALVEGGMSAGKWVGEVAAVVGGGGGGKPDLAQAGGKDPEKLPAAIDKAKEGARAMIG; the protein is encoded by the coding sequence ATGAAGACCGACGAACTGCGTGAAATGTACTTGGATTTCTATGTCAGCAAAGGACATACGCTGCAGGGAAGCGATGTGTTGGTGCCGACCTGGGATCCCTCGGTGCTGTTCACTCCCGCGGGCATGAACCAGTTCAAGGATCACTTCCTGGGCAAGGTGAAGCTCGATTTCACGCGGGCGACGACCTGCCAGAAGTGTCTGCGAACCGGCGACATCGAAAACGTCGGCCGCACCGCCTACCACCACACATTCTTTGAGATGCTGGGCAATTTCAGCTTCGGCGATTATTTCAAGACCGAAGCAATCCACTGGGCGTGGGAATTCCTGACCAGCAAGAAGTGGTTGAACATCCCCGCCGGCCGGCTGAACGTAACGGTCTACAAAGACGATGACGAAGCGTTTGGGATCTGGCACGAACAGATCGGCCTGCCGACATCCAAGATCGCGCGGATGGACGAGGACGAAAACTTCTGGCCCGCCAGCGCGCCAAGCCAGGGCCCCGATGGCGTCTGCGGTCCCTGCAGCGAGATCTATTACGAATTGGAAGGTGGCGAATCGGTCGAGATTTGGAACCTCGTCTTCACCCAGTTCAACCGCATCGGCAGTCCCCCCGACAACCTGCATCCGCTGCCCAGCAAAAACATCGACACCGGGATGGGGCTGGAACGCTGCGCCAGCGTCCTGCAGGGCCAACCGACCAATTACCACATCGATAATCTGTTCCCGATCGTGCAAGCTGCCGCCGAAGTCTGCAGCCGCAATTATTCGTTGGACAGCGACGATGGCCGCCGCTTGCGACGGATCACCGATCACGTCCGCGCTTGCACTTTTTCGATCCACGAAAACGTCTACCCCGGCCCCGACAAAGCCAAATATGTCGTCCGCCGCTTGATCCGCCGCGCCGTCTTGGACGGACATCAAATGGGTTTACGTGAACCGTTCCTGCACCAAATCGTGCCGGCGGTTGTCGAACAGATGAAGAAACCGTATCCGGAACTGGCTGAATCGGTTCAACGCGTCACCCGCGTGATGCAGAAAGAGGAAGAAGCGTTCTTCCAAACGCTCGACGCCGCGCTCTCGCGGATCGATCAGATGTTCACGCGGATGGAAGATGTCGCCGGCGTGATGGTCGACGGCAACGAAGCGGCCGACCTCTACAAAACCTACGGCGTCCCGCCGGAACTGTTGCAGACGCTGGCGTCGGAAAAGAACCTGACCTTCGATTGGGACGGGTACAACAAATCGATGGACCAACACGCCGTCGATAGCGGTGCGGGGCAGAAAGAACTGTTCCAGACCGGTCCTTTGGAAACGCTGAAGGAATCGCTCCGCGAGACTCCGTTCCTGGGCTACGAACAGATCTCGGCCAGCTGCCACGTCAAAGGAATCATCGTCGGCAACACCGATGGCGACGAACATCTGTTGGGCAAAGTTGCCGCGGGCGGTGCCGATCAAGAACTCCGCGTCGTCTTGGACCACACTCCCTTCTACGCCGAAAGCGGCGGCCAAGTTGGCGACGTCGGGACGATCCACAACGACGATTTTGAGTTCCATGTCACCGACACGCAGAAGCATGCCGCATTGATCGTCCATTACGGACATCTGGTCCGCGGCACGATCCATGAAAACGCAACGGTCACCGCCGACGTCGACACCGAGCGGCGCGACGCGATCCGCCGCGCGCACTCCGCGACCCACATCCTGCACCACGCGTTGCAAAAGCACGTTGGCCAACACGCTCAACAACAGGGGTCGAAGGTCGAAGCGGACGTATTGCGATTCGACTTCACCAACCAAGAAGCGTTGTCCGAAGCCCAAATCGAAGCGATTCAAAGCGACGTCCTGGAACATGTCGCCGCCGGCGATCCGATCCGCTGGGACACCGTCCCCTTGGCCGACGCCCGCGCTGCTGGCGCGATGATGCTGTTTGGCGAAAAGTATCCCGACCCGGTGCGGATGGTCTCGATGGGAGAGTTCTCCAAGGAGCTGTGCGGAGGAACGCACCTCGACAACACCGGCGACGTGCAAGCGTTTGAATTGACAAGCGAGGAGAGCGTCTCCAGCAACACCCGCCGGATCGTGGCGTTGACGGGCGAAAAAGCGAAAGCCTATCGCCAGCAAACGACCGAGATTCTCGAAGCGGCAGCCAAACAATTGGCCTGTCCCGTCGCTGCGGTTAGCGAAGCGACCAAGAGCTTGATCGACCAGGTTCGTAAGCTGAAGAAGCAACTGGCCAGCGGAAACGCCGACGTCCAAAAGCGAACTCCCGTGACCGGCGGCGGTGGCGAGGCGAGCTATGCAAAGATGAAGTTGATCGTCCGCGATACCGCTCGAATGTTGAACGTCGCAGCGGCCGATGTCAGCTCGCGGATCGATGCCTTGTTGGCCGACGAGAAGTCGTTGATCCAACAACTGGCCAACCTGACCGCTGGTGAACAGGTGACCGCCGACGATCTTTTGGCCGACGCCGAAACCGTAGGCGAATCGCTGTTGATCGTCCGGACGATCGATGGTGCCAATCCGAACGTGATCCGCCAACTTATCGACCAGCTGCGAAAGAAGAGCGACAAGCCGGTCGCGGTCCTGTTGGCGACAGTCGTTGGCGGCGACAAAGTGATCCTTGTCGCGGGGATCAGCAAAGCCCTTGTCGAAGGCGGAATGAGCGCCGGCAAATGGGTTGGCGAAGTCGCAGCGGTCGTCGGTGGCGGCGGCGGTGGCAAACCCGATCTGGCTCAAGCCGGCGGCAAGGATCCCGAAAAGCTCCCCGCCGCGATCGACAAAGCAAAAGAGGGCGCCCGCGCGATGATCGGCTAA
- a CDS encoding trypsin-like peptidase domain-containing protein, with protein MRQIAFLVVILLSACPTSAQQSPDALLSMQSALTNAIDRAGRSVVAIARVRKDLPADAMGDLKFNLPGLGRPLIDPTNPAFVPTEFASGVIVSADGDVLTNFHVLDDPKQNDYYVWHRGIGSQAVVQATPAEVQAGDPWTDLAILRIQNAKALPVIKMGDASQIQRGMFVISLGNPYAIARDGYPSASMGIVSNLQRAAAAQPDKESRGQAPASEQLHEFGTLIQTDAKLNLGTSGGALVNLQGEMIGLTTSLAAVAGYEQSAGFAIPIDKSMRAAIDQLREGKTPAFGFLGLEPADLPEPQRARGLRGAIVRQVLQGMPAQRAGLRSGDLITKIDGQPIDGAAGLFREMSRRPANAHVQMTLLQGNPLTDDFQSKIVDVTLGKKYLALTKPGYSRFPEPSWRGLRVDHGTALPPGQLFGFSRPREILPVAVISVDPDTPAWNAGLRPGQFVQKVGDKSVPDPDTFYELVKEQTDAVALTIVGPGDREQRISVPTSIQ; from the coding sequence ATGCGACAAATTGCTTTCCTCGTTGTCATTTTGCTCTCGGCCTGTCCGACCTCGGCACAGCAATCGCCGGACGCGTTGCTGTCGATGCAGTCGGCGTTAACCAATGCGATCGATCGCGCGGGGCGTTCGGTCGTTGCGATCGCTCGCGTTCGCAAAGATCTGCCCGCCGATGCGATGGGCGATCTGAAATTCAATCTCCCCGGGCTCGGTCGACCGCTGATCGATCCGACCAACCCGGCGTTTGTTCCGACGGAGTTTGCGTCGGGCGTGATCGTTTCAGCCGACGGCGACGTCCTGACGAACTTCCACGTCCTCGACGATCCCAAGCAGAACGACTATTACGTCTGGCATCGCGGAATCGGCAGCCAGGCGGTCGTCCAAGCGACGCCCGCCGAAGTCCAAGCGGGCGACCCGTGGACCGATCTAGCGATCCTGCGAATCCAAAACGCCAAGGCTCTCCCGGTAATCAAAATGGGCGATGCGTCGCAGATCCAGCGCGGCATGTTTGTGATCTCTTTAGGCAATCCGTACGCTATCGCTCGCGACGGATACCCCAGCGCCAGCATGGGGATCGTTTCGAACCTGCAGCGGGCCGCGGCGGCGCAGCCCGACAAGGAATCGCGTGGACAAGCTCCCGCCAGCGAGCAGTTGCACGAATTTGGGACCTTGATTCAAACCGACGCCAAGTTGAACCTGGGGACCAGCGGTGGAGCGTTGGTTAATTTACAAGGCGAGATGATCGGGCTGACGACATCCCTGGCCGCGGTCGCTGGATACGAACAATCGGCCGGGTTTGCGATTCCGATCGACAAATCGATGCGAGCCGCGATCGACCAATTGCGTGAAGGCAAAACGCCCGCGTTTGGCTTCTTGGGTTTGGAACCGGCCGACCTCCCCGAACCGCAACGCGCCCGCGGACTGCGTGGAGCGATCGTTCGCCAGGTGCTGCAAGGCATGCCAGCTCAACGGGCTGGTTTGCGCAGCGGCGATCTGATCACTAAGATCGACGGGCAACCGATCGATGGCGCGGCGGGATTGTTTCGCGAGATGAGTCGCCGACCGGCGAACGCCCACGTCCAGATGACGCTGCTGCAAGGCAACCCGCTGACCGACGACTTCCAATCCAAAATCGTCGACGTCACGCTGGGGAAGAAATACCTAGCGTTGACCAAACCGGGCTACAGCCGGTTTCCCGAACCGAGCTGGCGTGGATTGCGAGTCGACCACGGGACGGCCCTACCGCCGGGCCAGTTGTTTGGGTTCTCGCGCCCTCGGGAGATCCTGCCCGTTGCGGTGATCAGCGTCGATCCCGACACGCCCGCTTGGAACGCCGGGCTGCGACCGGGGCAATTCGTGCAGAAAGTGGGCGACAAATCGGTGCCAGATCCCGATACCTTCTATGAGCTAGTGAAAGAGCAGACCGATGCGGTCGCGCTGACGATTGTGGGCCCCGGCGATCGCGAGCAACGGATCTCGGTCCCGACGAGCATCCAATAG
- the recA gene encoding recombinase RecA, translated as MAKKSAKSSAKAGKIDPGMKAVLAREPGLAATLQQIEKSFGGGAIMPLGAESQLKISGIPTGSLSLDMALGGFGLPRGRIIEVYGPESSGKTTLALHVAAEAQKAGGIAAIIDAEHAFDPGWGKKLGVELDSLLVSQPSSGEEAMQITEMLVKSNSVDVIIIDSVAALVPRAELEGEIGASHVGLQARLMSQSMRKLTGAIAKSKSVVIFINQIREKIGVMFGSPETTPGGRALKFYASCRIDVRRIGALKDGEEQVGQRVKCKIVKNKVAPPFRIAEFDMMHNNGISFEGDILDLGLEHNVLTRSGAWFKYGETYLGQGKEKARNFLIENTETRDEIRDRIMTAGGFAGPVEIGAEDAAADADALSDVDEEATTNS; from the coding sequence ATGGCCAAGAAATCAGCAAAATCGAGTGCAAAAGCAGGCAAGATCGACCCAGGCATGAAAGCCGTTTTGGCGCGTGAACCGGGTTTGGCCGCCACCCTGCAGCAGATCGAAAAATCGTTTGGCGGTGGGGCGATCATGCCTTTGGGTGCTGAATCGCAATTAAAAATCAGTGGGATTCCGACCGGCAGCTTGAGCCTGGACATGGCCTTGGGCGGCTTCGGGCTGCCTCGCGGCCGGATCATCGAAGTCTACGGCCCCGAATCGAGCGGTAAGACGACGCTAGCATTGCACGTCGCCGCCGAAGCGCAAAAGGCGGGTGGCATTGCGGCGATCATCGATGCCGAGCACGCCTTTGATCCCGGCTGGGGTAAGAAGCTGGGCGTCGAACTCGATTCGCTGTTGGTCAGCCAACCGAGCAGCGGTGAAGAGGCGATGCAGATCACCGAGATGTTGGTCAAAAGCAACTCGGTCGACGTGATCATCATCGACTCCGTCGCGGCGTTGGTACCGCGTGCGGAACTCGAAGGCGAAATCGGAGCGTCGCACGTCGGGCTGCAAGCGCGTCTGATGAGCCAATCGATGCGGAAGCTGACCGGTGCGATCGCGAAGAGCAAATCGGTGGTGATCTTCATCAACCAGATCCGCGAAAAGATCGGCGTGATGTTCGGCAGCCCCGAAACCACACCGGGCGGTCGGGCGTTGAAGTTCTACGCCAGTTGCCGGATCGACGTCCGTCGGATCGGTGCACTCAAAGATGGCGAAGAACAGGTCGGCCAACGGGTCAAATGCAAGATCGTCAAGAACAAGGTGGCACCGCCGTTCCGGATCGCCGAATTCGATATGATGCATAATAATGGTATCAGTTTCGAAGGCGACATCCTCGACTTGGGGCTGGAACACAACGTGCTCACTCGCAGCGGTGCTTGGTTCAAGTATGGCGAAACCTACCTTGGACAAGGCAAGGAGAAGGCGCGTAACTTCCTGATCGAGAACACCGAAACGCGCGACGAGATCCGCGACCGGATCATGACGGCGGGCGGGTTCGCTGGTCCTGTCGAAATCGGTGCTGAAGACGCAGCCGCCGATGCAGATGCTTTGAGCGATGTCGATGAAGAAGCGACGACCAACAGTTAA
- a CDS encoding 2Fe-2S iron-sulfur cluster-binding protein, giving the protein MPKLTIEGQGEFEVPAGTRLVNALTKIAGTDQLHACGGKCRCTTCRVEFIAGEPSKMTEAEQATLSARGIDQQGVRLSCQILFEQDQHIKLISRLEGSGRADQGGACAEEIEPEPQWVEKS; this is encoded by the coding sequence ATGCCAAAGTTAACTATCGAAGGTCAGGGTGAATTTGAAGTTCCCGCCGGGACACGCTTGGTCAACGCGTTGACCAAGATCGCCGGCACCGATCAATTGCATGCCTGTGGTGGCAAATGCCGCTGCACCACCTGCCGCGTTGAATTTATCGCAGGCGAACCGTCGAAGATGACCGAAGCCGAACAAGCGACGCTGTCGGCTCGCGGCATCGACCAACAGGGGGTTCGGTTGAGTTGTCAGATCTTGTTCGAACAGGATCAACATATCAAGTTGATCAGCCGACTCGAAGGAAGTGGCCGCGCCGACCAAGGTGGTGCATGTGCCGAAGAGATCGAACCCGAACCACAATGGGTCGAAAAGTCGTAA
- the thpR gene encoding RNA 2',3'-cyclic phosphodiesterase codes for MQKIRSFIAIPLTDEIQNAAGRMVDRLREPATGVKWVDADNLHLTLKFLGDVDNIEVPDVCKALRKCCANVEPFSLSIQGIGGFPDLQRARVVWAGVEDQSSGLCPLAESIDIEMGKLGFKREFRDYTPHLTLGRLKKGSRLGEDFIAAAEKEAETDLGMIHVQEVHVFASFMDKHQKGPTYNVMDRVALD; via the coding sequence ATGCAGAAGATTCGATCGTTTATTGCGATACCGCTCACCGATGAAATTCAAAACGCCGCGGGTCGGATGGTCGATCGGCTTCGCGAACCGGCAACCGGCGTGAAGTGGGTCGATGCCGACAATCTGCACCTGACGCTGAAGTTTCTCGGCGACGTCGACAATATCGAAGTCCCCGACGTCTGCAAGGCGTTGCGGAAGTGTTGTGCGAACGTCGAACCCTTCTCGCTCTCAATCCAGGGGATCGGTGGGTTCCCCGATCTGCAACGGGCTCGCGTCGTCTGGGCTGGCGTCGAAGATCAATCCTCCGGTTTGTGCCCGTTGGCAGAATCGATCGACATCGAAATGGGCAAGCTGGGCTTTAAGCGGGAGTTCCGCGACTACACACCTCACCTCACCCTGGGGCGACTGAAAAAGGGAAGTCGCTTAGGGGAGGACTTTATCGCCGCCGCGGAAAAGGAAGCGGAGACCGACCTGGGGATGATCCATGTCCAAGAAGTCCACGTCTTCGCAAGCTTCATGGACAAGCACCAAAAAGGGCCGACCTACAACGTGATGGACCGCGTCGCGTTGGACTGA
- a CDS encoding YheT family hydrolase gives MPLLQTKELAAVSLSFQPHPLLLGGHLQTLATTLIPTPQIPYKATQHRVVLDDEDQIVLHDDTPPGWTAGQPVAILLHGLCGCHGASYMIRMADKMNRCGVRVFRMDMRGCGAGRDLARELPHSGRSGDLLAAITRIAELCDDSPIWPIGISMGGNILLKMLGEIGKGILVPEFPADRIARAAAVAPPIDPARCCRNMSRWMMRPYGLYFIRKLRSRVAPLVEQRDDWRAINWNPHPRTLWDFDGLVTAPLSGFRDVEDYYAQAAAAPLASGIAVPTMILASEDDPIIPIGCLRDADWPGHVELHTTRRGGHVGFIGGRQLETGDRYWMDAKLLNWFDCPQQ, from the coding sequence TTGCCGCTTCTCCAAACCAAGGAACTCGCCGCTGTGTCCCTTTCGTTCCAACCCCATCCCTTGCTGTTGGGGGGACATCTGCAAACGCTCGCCACGACGCTGATCCCCACACCCCAAATCCCCTACAAGGCGACGCAGCATCGCGTCGTCCTGGACGATGAGGATCAGATCGTTCTTCACGATGATACCCCGCCGGGTTGGACGGCCGGCCAGCCGGTCGCCATTTTGCTGCATGGTTTGTGCGGCTGCCATGGGGCCAGTTATATGATTCGGATGGCCGACAAAATGAACCGCTGCGGCGTCCGTGTCTTTCGCATGGACATGCGCGGCTGTGGCGCCGGCCGCGATCTGGCTCGCGAGCTGCCGCACTCGGGTCGCAGCGGCGATCTCTTAGCCGCCATCACCCGGATCGCCGAACTGTGCGACGATTCGCCGATCTGGCCGATCGGCATTTCGATGGGAGGCAACATCTTATTAAAGATGCTCGGCGAGATCGGCAAAGGGATCCTGGTCCCCGAGTTCCCCGCCGACCGGATCGCGCGAGCTGCTGCGGTCGCTCCGCCGATCGATCCAGCTCGCTGTTGCCGCAACATGAGCCGCTGGATGATGCGGCCCTACGGTCTGTACTTCATCCGCAAGCTTCGGTCGCGGGTCGCTCCGTTGGTCGAGCAGCGGGACGATTGGCGAGCGATCAATTGGAATCCTCACCCCAGAACGCTGTGGGATTTCGACGGCCTTGTCACCGCTCCGCTCAGCGGATTTCGCGACGTCGAAGACTATTACGCGCAAGCTGCCGCGGCCCCGTTGGCCTCCGGGATCGCAGTCCCCACGATGATCCTGGCTTCCGAAGACGATCCGATCATCCCGATCGGCTGCCTTCGCGACGCCGACTGGCCCGGCCACGTCGAACTGCACACCACTCGCCGCGGCGGACACGTCGGCTTCATCGGCGGCCGGCAACTCGAAACCGGCGATCGCTACTGGATGGACGCCAAGCTGCTGAACTGGTTCGATTGCCCGCAGCAATAA
- a CDS encoding ImuA family protein codes for MSVQLQLWDEPAKTLAFPERKAQPPVEPPLAAGSAELAAAPPDTKTDVFSTLQRCSKNGEQDECQPPAGKADVLSSLRKQLRRVEAARRPESQAISSGIEPLDALLPQAGYPPGSLVEWIDVGHAGGAAWLSLTGAVAAHRHTGGKVVIVDTDRTFYPPAAIAAGLPSDAIVLLQPKSREDLIWSLDQSLRCSAVAAVWGRVGNLQDNDARRLQLAAETGATLGMLLRPATAIRQTSWAEVRWQVRGVVPRSAAPTSILTANSDRLLAVRLLRARGATAGQQLMLQIDQQSRIVRKELPRESKSAQHLAAELAHPKTARRQQSARRA; via the coding sequence ATGTCTGTGCAACTGCAATTGTGGGATGAGCCTGCAAAAACGCTAGCATTTCCAGAAAGGAAGGCTCAGCCGCCGGTGGAACCACCACTGGCCGCGGGTTCTGCCGAGCTAGCTGCCGCGCCGCCAGACACCAAAACTGACGTTTTTTCCACACTGCAACGGTGTTCGAAAAACGGCGAGCAGGACGAGTGCCAGCCGCCCGCCGGCAAAGCGGACGTTTTGTCCAGCTTGCGAAAACAGCTACGCCGCGTCGAAGCGGCTCGGCGTCCCGAATCGCAAGCGATCTCTTCGGGCATCGAACCGCTGGACGCACTGCTCCCCCAAGCCGGTTATCCCCCGGGTTCATTGGTCGAATGGATCGACGTCGGGCACGCCGGCGGTGCGGCTTGGTTGTCGCTGACCGGTGCGGTCGCGGCTCATCGGCACACCGGCGGCAAGGTCGTGATCGTCGACACCGATCGGACGTTTTATCCCCCCGCCGCGATCGCTGCGGGGTTGCCATCCGATGCGATCGTGCTGCTGCAGCCCAAGTCGCGAGAAGACCTGATCTGGTCGCTCGACCAATCGCTTCGCTGTTCCGCGGTGGCGGCGGTTTGGGGGCGCGTCGGGAATCTGCAGGACAATGACGCCCGGCGGTTGCAATTGGCTGCCGAAACGGGAGCCACGTTGGGGATGCTGTTGCGGCCAGCGACAGCGATCCGGCAAACCAGCTGGGCCGAGGTCCGTTGGCAGGTCCGCGGAGTCGTCCCCCGATCGGCTGCCCCGACCTCCATCCTGACGGCGAATTCCGACCGCTTGCTGGCCGTGCGGTTGCTGCGTGCCCGCGGGGCTACTGCCGGACAGCAATTGATGCTGCAGATCGATCAACAGTCGCGAATCGTTCGCAAGGAACTGCCACGTGAATCCAAGAGTGCTCAGCATTTGGCTGCCGAATTGGCCCATCCAAAGACTGCACGCCGCCAGCAATCTGCCCGCCGGGCCTGA